In Bacteroidota bacterium, a genomic segment contains:
- a CDS encoding co-chaperone GroES produces the protein MASVKVKPLADRVIVEAAAAEEKSSGGIIIPDTAKEKPQKGKIIAVGTGKKDEPLTVKVGDEVLYGKYAGTEIQIGGKEYLIMRESDIFAVV, from the coding sequence ATGGCAAGTGTAAAAGTAAAACCTCTAGCAGACAGAGTTATTGTAGAAGCTGCAGCAGCTGAAGAAAAATCATCTGGTGGAATCATTATTCCAGATACAGCAAAAGAAAAACCACAAAAAGGAAAAATTATTGCTGTAGGAACCGGTAAAAAAGACGAGCCTTTAACAGTAAAAGTTGGAGATGAAGTTTTATACGGAAAATATGCTGGTACAGAAATTCAGATTGGCGGAAAAGAATATTTGATTATGCGCGAATCGGATATTTTTGCGGTTGTTTAA
- the secG gene encoding preprotein translocase subunit SecG: MATLLSVLVFIVCILLILIVLVQNSKGGGLSSSFSSSNQIMGVKKTADFLEKSTWFLAIGLLALCLVSAMFIGESTSVAAEETTTESVTKKKIEEQSLGAPVAPTTPVQTAPETTGNQ; encoded by the coding sequence ATGGCAACTCTCTTATCAGTACTGGTTTTTATAGTTTGTATATTACTTATACTAATTGTTTTGGTTCAAAATTCTAAGGGAGGTGGCCTATCTTCCTCTTTTTCATCTTCCAACCAAATTATGGGTGTTAAAAAAACTGCCGATTTTCTAGAAAAATCGACCTGGTTTTTAGCCATTGGCTTGTTAGCACTTTGTTTAGTTTCAGCTATGTTTATTGGAGAATCTACAAGTGTAGCAGCAGAAGAAACTACTACAGAATCTGTAACTAAGAAAAAAATAGAAGAACAATCATTAGGCGCACCTGTTGCACCTACTACTCCTGTTCAAACAGCTCCAGAAACTACTGGAAATCAATAA
- a CDS encoding LptE family protein — protein sequence MLSSRLKFRIKNLKLGYSIGKLSSILLLSSCILILHSCKLKYSFSGATIPPEAKSISVKYFDNQAPLAGPMSSQLLTEALRDIIQTQTRLSLTDKNADLEFEGAITGYSTAPVAIQSNDQAALNRLTITINVKYINKFDESKNFESTFTRFADFQSNVSLAVVENQLIQEINTQLVQDIFNRAFNNW from the coding sequence ATGTTGAGTTCTAGATTAAAATTTAGAATTAAGAATTTAAAATTGGGCTATTCAATTGGCAAGCTATCTTCTATCTTACTTCTTAGCTCTTGTATCCTTATTCTCCATTCCTGCAAGTTGAAGTACAGTTTTTCGGGAGCTACTATTCCTCCGGAAGCGAAGAGCATTTCGGTAAAATATTTTGACAACCAAGCTCCATTAGCAGGCCCCATGTCGAGCCAGCTTTTGACAGAAGCATTGCGCGACATTATTCAAACCCAAACAAGATTGAGTCTTACCGATAAAAATGCAGATCTTGAATTTGAAGGTGCTATTACAGGTTACAGTACAGCTCCGGTAGCCATACAAAGCAACGATCAGGCGGCTTTAAACCGTTTAACAATTACTATTAACGTAAAATATATAAACAAATTTGACGAGTCTAAGAATTTTGAATCTACCTTTACCCGTTTTGCAGATTTTCAAAGTAATGTTAGTTTAGCAGTTGTAGAAAATCAGTTGATACAAGAAATAAACACGCAATTAGTGCAAGATATTTTCAACAGAGCCTTTAATAATTGGTAA